The following are encoded together in the Misgurnus anguillicaudatus chromosome 14, ASM2758022v2, whole genome shotgun sequence genome:
- the lrrn2 gene encoding leucine-rich repeat neuronal protein 2 — MKMGQITMLLLHTHLMFGVASSLVIQSMPWRVPCPLQCVCQIKPWYSPQSVYREAPTVDCNDLLLIQLPTSLPPETQTLRLQSNLISSVDQSELQGLVNLTELDLSHNSFTSSRNLRITDLPALLSLHMEENQLRHLPEAAFFGVPNLQELYLNHNRLRSISPGAFKGLDKLLRLHLNSNRLVLIDRRWFHALPQLEVLMIGGNPVDTIQDLNFKPLGSLRSLVLAGMGLREISERALEGLQNLESISFYDNHLIKVPKEALQKLPGLKFLDLNKNPIQTVQKGDFRNMLHLKELGLNNMEELISIEHSAMENLPELTKLEITNNPRLSYIHPQAFQKLLSMESLMLNSNALSALHRQTVRSLPSLQEISLHSNPIRCDCLIRWVGADNDKPVRFIEPQSTFCSEPPELKARRVKEVSFREMADSCLPLIAPSTFPSYIEVKHGDNVVLHCRALAEPEPSIYWVIPQGVKLTPSSSYGRYRVLTEGTLEIFGVTNEQAGFYTCVAQNLVGADTRSLTLQLEGKTVHKSSQKTKENFEVQDVKERYALLTWQASRNVPAAHLSWVANDSLEDHHKHSTRILTGTRRFNLTRLRPGTQYKVCIHMGPNDTSCVYLKTKEVSVTDPVPDLTPAVLLAVSVLLLLLAARACHGGASFIWRDHISEFEKPHTTILTTEAKAFMVPQILAKDMNQQKPDKALSDGRGKDLRNNLLGQDVQGPAKEAC, encoded by the coding sequence ATGAAAATGGGACAGATTACAATGCTTCTTCTGCACACTCATCTGATGTTTGGAGTTGCTAGCTCCTTGGTTATTCAATCCATGCCCTGGAGAGTGCCCTGTCCCCTTCAATGCGTTTGCCAAATCAAGCCCTGGTACTCTCCCCAGTCTGTGTATAGAGAGGCTCCTACAGTAGACTGCAATGACCTGCTACTTATCCAGCTGCCCACTTCTCTCCCTCCAGAGACACAAACCCTCCGGCTGCAGAGTAACCTCATCAGTTCTGTGGACCAGAGTGAACTCCAAGGCCTTGTCAATCTGACAGAGTTGGATCTTTCCCATAACAGCTTTACCAGTAGCCGAAACCTGAGGATAACTGACCTGCCAGCTCTTCTTAGCCTACATATGGAAGAAAACCAGCTGAGACACCTCCCAGAAGCTGCATTCTTTGGTGTGCCTAACCTGCAAGAGTTGTACCTCAATCACAACAGGCTAAGAAGCATTTCCCCTGGGGCCTTCAAAGGTCTGGATAAACTTCTGAGGCTTCATCTTAACTCAAACCGCCTGGTTTTAATTGACAGACGTTGGTTCCATGCTTTGCCACAACTAGAAGTGCTCATGATTGGTGGAAATCCCGTAGACACAATCCAGGACCTAAATTTTAAACCACTGGGCTCTTTGCGCAGCCTGGTTCTGGCAGGAATGGGGTTACGTGAGATCTCAGAGCGGGCACTTGAGGGCCTTCAAAATCTGGAGAGCATCAGCTTTTACGATAACCACCTGATAAAAGTTCCAAAAGAAGCATTGCAAAAACTGCCAGGTCTTAAGTTTCTTGACTTAAACAAAAACCCCATTCAGACTGTGCAGAAAGGAGATTTCAGAAACATGCTTCACCTGAAGGAACTTGGTTTAAATAACATGGAAGAGCTGATTTCTATTGAGCACTCGGCAATGGAAAACCTGCCTGAACTGACCAAACTGGAGATCACGAACAATCCTCGGCTTTCATATATCCACCCCCAGGCCTTCCAAAAATTGTTAAGCATGGAAAGCCTAATGCTAAACAGTAATGCCCTGAGTGCCCTGCATCGCCAGACAGTAAGGTCGTTGCCCAGCCTACAAGAAATAAGCCTGCACAGCAATCCCATTCGCTGTGACTGCCTGATCCGCTGGGTGGGAGCCGACAATGACAAGCCAGTCCGTTTCATTGAACCTCAATCCACATTCTGCTCTGAGCCTCCTGAGCTGAAAGCCAGAAGAGTTAAAGAAGTATCATTTAGAGAGATGGCAGACAGCTGCCTACCCTTGATTGCCCCAAGCACATTTCCCTCTTACATTGAAGTTAAACACGGAGACAACGTAGTCTTGCATTGCCGGGCACTAGCGGAGCCAGAGCCAAGCATCTACTGGGTCATTCCCCAGGGCGTGAAACTGACTCCATCCAGCAGCTATGGGCGGTATCGGGTCCTAACAGAGGGCACCTTAGAGATTTTCGGAGTCACCAATGAACAGGCTGGTTTCTACACTTGTGTTGCGCAGAATCTAGTTGGAGCTGATACTAGAAGCTTGACTCTACAGTTGGAAGGTAAAACGGTTCACAAAAGCTCTCAAAAAACAAAAGAGAATTTTGAAGTGCAGGATGTCAAGGAAAGGTATGCTTTATTGACCTGGCAAGCAAGTCGTAACGTCCCTGCTGCCCATCTCTCTTGGGTGGCCAATGATAGTCTGGAAGACCATCACAAGCACAGTACTCGAATTCTAACTGGTACCAGAAGATTCAACCTTACCCGTCTCAGACCAGGGACCCAATACAAAGTTTGCATTCACATGGGGCCGAACGACACCTcctgtgtttatttaaagaccAAAGAGGTGTCCGTGACAGATCCTGTACCAGACCTGACCCCAGCAGTCCTGCTAGCTGTATCAGTCCTGCTCCTTTTATTGGCAGCTAGGGCATGTCACGGTGGAGCTTCTTTTATTTGGAGAGACCACATATCTGAGTTTGAGAAACCCCACACTACTATTCTAACGACAGAGGCAAAAGCCTTTATGGTTCCTCAAATACTGGCAAAGGATATGAATCAGCAGAAACCAGATAAAGCCCTATCAGATGGCAGAGGCAAAGACCTCAGAAATAATTTGCTGGGACAAGACGTTCAGGGGCCAGCGAAAGAGGCATGCTGA